Below is a window of Mycolicibacterium rhodesiae NBB3 DNA.
AGTCGGGCCGGACGCAGATTGATGTGGTGGTCGAGTTCGAACCGGATCCGCAGCAGCAGACCGCGTTCCAACACACCGCTGGGCACCGACGGATCGCCGATCGCGCCGAGCAGGATCACGTCGTGCGCGCGAAGTTCCTCGAGCACGGATTCGGGCAGTACCTCGCCGCTGGCGTGATACCGCTTCGCCCCGAGGTCGTAGTGGGTCTTGTCCACGCCGGGTAAGACGGCATCGAGCACCTTGACCGCCTCGCCGACGACCTCCGGGCCGATACCGTCACCCGCGATGATCGCCAGTTTCACGACAGGTCCACCACTTCGAGCAGCTTGGCGCCGACGGCCTCGCTGATCGCCGCTCGAACTTCTTCAGGGACGTCGCGGTCGATGCGCAACAGGATGGTCGCACCAGGACCCTCCGCGTCCTCGCTGAGCTGAGCGGCGTGAATGTTGATGCCTGCGGTCCCGAGCAGCGTGCCGATCTTGCCCAGCGTGCCGGGCTCGTCGATGTAATTGACGATCAGATAGACGCCTTCGGCACGCAGATCGAAGTTGCGGCCATTGATCTGGACGATCTTCTCCACCAGCTGAGGACCTGACAACGCGCCGGAGACGTTGGCAACCGCGCCGTCGGAGTACACCGCACGGACGTCGACGACGCTGCGGTGGTTCGGGCTCTCGGTGACAGTGCTGATATCCGCCTCGACACCGCGTTCCGCAGCCAGAGCAGGCGCGTTGACGAATGTCACCGGATCTTCGATGACCGCACTGAACAAGCCGCGCAGCGCTGAAAGACGCAGCACCTCAACCTCTTCGGAAGCCAGCTCGCCGCGAACCTGGATCGACAGCGACACCGGCAGTTCCTCGCACAGCACACCGACGAGCAGACCCAGCTTGCGGACCAGGTCCAGCCACGGCGCGACCTCCTCGCCTACGACGCCGCCGCCGACGTTCACCGCGTCCGGCACGAACTCTCCGGCCAGCGCCAGCTTCACACTCGCGGCCACGTCGGTGCCGGCCCGGTCCTGCGCCTCCGCGGTCGACGCGCCGAGGTGCGGCGTCACCACGACCTGCGGCAACTCGAAAAGAGGGCTGTCCGTGCACGGTTCGGTGGAGAACACATCGAGGCCGGCGCCGCGCACATGGCCGTCGGTGATGGCCTCCGCGAGCGCCGCTTCGTCGATCAGGCCGCCGCGCGCCGCGTTGACGATGATCACCCCAGGCCTCGTTTTGGCCAGCGCCTCCTTGCCGATGAGGCCGGCAGTCTCCTTGGTCTTGGG
It encodes the following:
- the serA gene encoding phosphoglycerate dehydrogenase codes for the protein MSLPVVLIADKLAESTVAALGDQVEVRWVDGPDREKLLAAVAGADALLVRSATTVDAEVLAAAPKLKIVARAGVGLDNVDVDAATARGVLVVNAPTSNIHSAAEHAVALLLSAARQIPAADATLREHTWKRSSFSGTEIFGKTVGVVGLGRIGQLVAQRLAAFGTHIVAYDPYVSAARAAQLGIELLTLDELLTRADFISVHLPKTKETAGLIGKEALAKTRPGVIIVNAARGGLIDEAALAEAITDGHVRGAGLDVFSTEPCTDSPLFELPQVVVTPHLGASTAEAQDRAGTDVAASVKLALAGEFVPDAVNVGGGVVGEEVAPWLDLVRKLGLLVGVLCEELPVSLSIQVRGELASEEVEVLRLSALRGLFSAVIEDPVTFVNAPALAAERGVEADISTVTESPNHRSVVDVRAVYSDGAVANVSGALSGPQLVEKIVQINGRNFDLRAEGVYLIVNYIDEPGTLGKIGTLLGTAGINIHAAQLSEDAEGPGATILLRIDRDVPEEVRAAISEAVGAKLLEVVDLS